A window of Candidatus Hydrogenedentota bacterium contains these coding sequences:
- a CDS encoding acyl carrier protein, with protein MATDVNVAEIVRRIIVEKFELQPEEVTENARFVDDLGADSLDITEVIMALEEEFGIDIDDDANQIETVGDAIQYIEGKLRA; from the coding sequence ATGGCCACAGACGTTAACGTCGCCGAAATCGTGCGGCGCATCATCGTGGAGAAGTTTGAACTGCAGCCGGAGGAGGTGACGGAGAACGCGCGCTTCGTGGACGATCTGGGCGCGGATTCGCTCGATATTACCGAGGTGATCATGGCGTTGGAGGAGGAATTCGGGATCGATATCGACGACGACGCCAACCAGATCGAGACGGTAGGCGACGCTATCCAGTACATTGAAGGAAAGTTGCGGGCGTAG